From Candidatus Atelocyanobacterium thalassa isolate ALOHA, a single genomic window includes:
- a CDS encoding TolC family protein has product MQEEYKLFIKPSFEQGNYALKSFFRYTSTDDRFLVSSIKKNNINTIFNRPLTLKEVIFVALQNNQEIENARVTIEEFKARLTEQESKLYPSLDIDSRLNHKFFERQSTDFSQGFKKQVAASSRETTGIFNVSLRYDIYTGGEREGRIRKAEREIRNRQLQLEQIAEQIRFEATDNYYLLQNADAEVAIAQADVENATQTLRDARLLERAGLGTKFDVLRADGDLATANEQLARTVAKQRIAIKKLTETLNLGQKIQLSAADNITELGYWKLSLEETIVQAYKNRAELEQQLIQVEIGKQDRRIAIAEIIPKLDIIAQYGFNDEFEDALGALINYRFETRLRWRLFDGGRAFAGVKAAERRIDQANIQFADLRSQIRFEVEEAYYNLIANKGNIESTRKNITTREEGLRLARLRFQAGIGVQSDVIDAQRDLSKARGDFLQAIIEYNRSINLLQRAVSNFPDSLLFKRI; this is encoded by the coding sequence ATGCAAGAAGAGTATAAATTATTTATAAAACCTAGTTTTGAACAAGGTAATTATGCTTTAAAATCGTTCTTTAGATATACAAGTACAGACGATCGGTTTCTTGTATCCTCTATTAAAAAGAATAATATAAACACTATATTTAATAGGCCTCTTACCCTCAAAGAGGTAATCTTTGTAGCTTTACAAAATAATCAAGAGATAGAAAATGCTCGCGTTACCATAGAAGAATTCAAAGCAAGATTAACTGAGCAGGAATCAAAACTTTATCCTAGCTTAGATATAGACTCACGTTTAAATCATAAATTTTTTGAGAGACAATCAACTGATTTTAGTCAAGGTTTTAAAAAACAGGTTGCAGCAAGTTCTAGAGAAACAACAGGTATTTTTAATGTTTCCCTTAGATATGATATTTACACTGGTGGTGAAAGAGAAGGTCGTATAAGAAAAGCAGAAAGAGAAATTAGAAATCGACAACTGCAGCTTGAACAAATAGCTGAACAGATTCGTTTTGAAGCAACAGACAACTATTATCTTTTACAAAATGCTGATGCTGAAGTGGCTATTGCTCAGGCAGATGTTGAGAATGCTACTCAAACTTTACGAGATGCAAGGCTTCTAGAAAGAGCTGGTTTGGGAACTAAGTTTGATGTATTACGTGCAGATGGAGATTTGGCGACTGCTAATGAACAATTAGCAAGAACTGTTGCAAAGCAGAGGATAGCAATAAAAAAGCTCACGGAAACTTTGAACTTAGGTCAAAAAATTCAGTTGTCAGCTGCTGATAATATTACTGAACTAGGATATTGGAAACTTTCATTAGAAGAAACTATAGTTCAAGCATATAAAAACCGTGCAGAACTAGAACAACAACTTATTCAAGTAGAAATAGGAAAACAAGATCGTCGTATTGCGATCGCAGAAATTATTCCTAAACTAGATATTATCGCTCAATATGGTTTTAATGATGAATTTGAAGATGCGTTAGGAGCACTAATTAATTATCGTTTCGAAACTCGTTTAAGATGGCGATTGTTTGATGGCGGTAGAGCTTTTGCAGGCGTTAAAGCTGCAGAACGTAGAATTGACCAAGCTAATATTCAATTTGCAGATTTACGTAGCCAAATTCGTTTTGAAGTTGAAGAGGCTTATTATAACCTTATTGCTAATAAAGGAAATATAGAGAGTACACGCAAAAATATTACTACTAGAGAAGAGGGTTTGAGATTAGCTAGATTGAGATTTCAAGCAGGAATAGGAGTACAGAGTGATGTAATAGATGCTCAAAGAGATTTATCTAAAGCAAGAGGAGATTTCTTACAGGCAATTATTGAATATAATCGTTCTATAAACCTGCTCCAAAGAGCAGTTAGTAACTTTCCAGATAGCCTACTATTTAAAAGAATTTAA
- the groES gene encoding co-chaperone GroES, producing the protein MAAISINVSTVKPLGDRIFLKVNPAEEKTAGGILLPDNAQEKPQIGEVVSVGPGKRNDDGSRSELDVKVGDKVLYSKYAGTDVKLSGEDYVLLSEKDILAAVA; encoded by the coding sequence ATGGCAGCAATTAGTATCAATGTATCTACTGTTAAACCCCTTGGTGATCGGATTTTTCTTAAGGTTAACCCCGCTGAAGAAAAGACCGCCGGAGGCATTTTGTTACCAGACAACGCTCAAGAAAAGCCTCAGATTGGTGAAGTAGTTTCTGTGGGTCCTGGTAAGCGCAATGATGATGGTAGTCGTTCTGAGCTAGATGTCAAAGTAGGCGATAAAGTTCTTTACTCCAAATATGCTGGAACTGATGTCAAACTATCTGGAGAAGACTATGTATTACTTTCCGAGAAAGATATCTTAGCAGCTGTTGCTTAA
- the groL gene encoding chaperonin GroEL (60 kDa chaperone family; promotes refolding of misfolded polypeptides especially under stressful conditions; forms two stacked rings of heptamers to form a barrel-shaped 14mer; ends can be capped by GroES; misfolded proteins enter the barrel where they are refolded when GroES binds), producing MAKSIVYNEDARRALEKGMDILAEAVAVTLGPKGRNVVLEKKFGAPQIVNDGITIAKEIELEDHIENTGVSLIRQAASKTNDVAGDGTTTATVLAHAIVKEGLRNVAAGANPISLKRGIDKATSFLVDKIAEHSKPIEDSKAIAQVGSISAGNDEEVGKMIADAMDKVGKEGVISLEEGKSMFTELEITEGMRFDKGYISPYFVTDPERMEAVFEEPCILITDKKINLVQDLVPILEQVARQGKSLVIIAEDIEKEALATLVVNRLRGVLNVAAVKAPGFGDRRKQMLEDIAVLTGGTVISEETGLKLESATIEMFGSSRRIIMTKDNTTIVAEGNEEAVKSRCDLIRRQIEDSDSSYDKEKLQERLAKLSGGVAVIKVGAATETEMKDRKLRLEDAINATKAAVEEGIVPGGGTTLTHFAPILEEWANTNLDVSEELTGALIVARALTAPLKRIAENAGQNGAVIAERVKEKDFNTGYDAASGQFSDMLASGIVDPAKVTRSGIQNAASIAGMILTTECIVVDKPEKEKSSAAGGPGDYDY from the coding sequence ATGGCTAAATCTATTGTTTACAATGAAGACGCACGTCGCGCATTAGAAAAAGGGATGGACATCCTTGCAGAAGCTGTTGCTGTTACGCTTGGTCCTAAAGGTCGTAACGTAGTTTTAGAAAAAAAATTTGGTGCACCACAAATTGTTAATGATGGTATTACCATTGCAAAAGAAATTGAGTTAGAAGATCATATTGAAAACACAGGTGTATCTTTAATTCGTCAAGCTGCTTCAAAAACCAATGATGTAGCTGGAGATGGGACAACTACTGCTACAGTATTAGCTCATGCTATTGTTAAAGAAGGTTTACGTAATGTTGCTGCTGGAGCTAATCCTATATCCCTAAAACGTGGTATTGACAAAGCTACTAGTTTCTTAGTAGATAAAATTGCAGAGCATTCAAAACCTATCGAAGATTCTAAAGCTATTGCTCAAGTTGGTTCTATTTCAGCTGGCAATGATGAAGAAGTAGGCAAAATGATTGCTGATGCTATGGATAAAGTTGGCAAAGAAGGTGTTATTTCTCTAGAAGAAGGTAAATCAATGTTTACCGAACTAGAAATTACTGAGGGAATGCGTTTTGATAAAGGGTATATCTCTCCTTACTTTGTTACAGATCCTGAGCGTATGGAAGCAGTTTTTGAAGAACCATGTATTCTTATTACTGATAAAAAAATTAATTTAGTTCAAGATTTAGTTCCCATATTAGAACAAGTTGCTCGTCAAGGAAAATCTCTAGTCATTATTGCTGAAGATATTGAGAAAGAAGCTCTAGCGACTTTAGTAGTTAACCGTTTACGTGGTGTCTTAAATGTTGCTGCTGTCAAAGCTCCTGGTTTTGGAGATCGTCGCAAACAAATGCTCGAAGATATTGCTGTTCTTACTGGCGGTACTGTTATTAGTGAAGAGACAGGATTAAAGTTAGAAAGTGCAACAATTGAAATGTTTGGATCTTCCAGACGTATTATTATGACTAAAGATAATACAACTATTGTAGCTGAAGGTAATGAAGAAGCAGTTAAATCTCGTTGTGATTTAATTCGTAGACAAATTGAAGATTCTGACTCTTCATACGATAAAGAAAAACTACAAGAGCGTTTAGCCAAATTATCTGGTGGAGTCGCAGTTATCAAAGTTGGTGCTGCTACAGAAACTGAAATGAAAGATCGTAAACTTCGATTAGAAGATGCTATTAATGCTACAAAAGCTGCTGTTGAGGAAGGTATTGTTCCCGGCGGTGGAACAACACTGACACATTTTGCTCCAATATTAGAAGAATGGGCGAATACTAATCTTGACGTTAGTGAAGAGTTAACTGGTGCATTAATTGTTGCCCGTGCTTTAACTGCTCCCTTGAAACGTATTGCTGAAAATGCAGGTCAAAATGGAGCAGTTATTGCTGAACGTGTTAAAGAAAAAGATTTTAATACTGGTTATGATGCTGCTTCAGGTCAATTTTCTGATATGTTAGCTAGTGGAATTGTTGATCCAGCAAAAGTAACTCGTTCCGGTATACAAAATGCTGCTTCTATCGCTGGTATGATTTTAACTACTGAATGTATTGTAGTTGACAAACCGGAAAAAGAAAAATCTTCTGCTGCTGGGGGTCCTGGGGATTACGACTATTAA
- the kaiC gene encoding circadian clock protein KaiC, whose product MNQPFSRKDTSLKLALKGVRKIRTMIDGLDEITHGGLPLGRTTLVSGTSGTGKTLLAIQFLYNGIKYFDYPGLFVTFEESPDDIIENAYSFGWDLQKLVDDGYLFILDASPNPEGQEIFENFDLSALIERIQYAIHKYKAKLVSIDSVTAVFQQYNAVAVIRREIFRLVARLKQLEITSILTTERVEEYGQIARFGIEEFVSDNVIVVRNVLEEERRRRTIEILKLRGTTHMNGEYPFTIINDGINIFPLGAMRLTQRSSNVRISSGVQTLDEMCGGGFLKDSIILVTGITGTGKTLLLSKFLEEGCHQEERTILFAYEESKAQLSRNAMSWGIDFGKMEQKGLLKLLCTYPESASLEDHLQIIKSEISKFKPSRIAIDSLSALARGVTKNAFRQFIIGITGYVKQEEITVFFTNTTDQFIESHSITESHVSTITDTILMLKYIENNEKMSKIINVFKMRGSWHDKSIREYTINHNGFIIENSSHNNKSIVDDSSTRVNIDKKS is encoded by the coding sequence ATGAATCAGCCTTTTTCAAGAAAAGATACATCATTAAAGTTAGCTCTTAAAGGTGTTCGTAAAATTCGTACTATGATAGATGGTTTAGATGAAATAACACATGGAGGGTTACCGTTAGGAAGGACAACCCTTGTTAGTGGAACTTCAGGAACTGGTAAAACACTTCTTGCTATACAGTTTTTATATAACGGAATTAAGTATTTTGATTATCCTGGTCTTTTCGTTACCTTTGAGGAGTCTCCAGATGACATTATTGAAAACGCATATAGTTTTGGCTGGGATTTACAAAAGCTAGTTGACGATGGTTATTTATTTATTCTTGATGCATCTCCAAATCCTGAAGGACAAGAAATATTTGAAAATTTTGATTTATCAGCGTTAATTGAACGAATACAATATGCTATCCATAAATATAAAGCTAAACTCGTTTCTATTGACTCTGTAACTGCAGTTTTTCAACAATATAATGCAGTTGCCGTAATAAGGAGAGAAATTTTTCGTCTTGTAGCTAGATTAAAACAACTAGAAATAACTTCTATCTTAACTACAGAAAGAGTAGAAGAGTATGGGCAGATTGCTAGATTTGGTATCGAAGAATTCGTTTCAGACAATGTAATTGTTGTACGTAATGTTTTGGAAGAAGAACGTCGTCGTCGTACAATCGAAATTCTTAAATTACGTGGTACTACTCATATGAATGGAGAATACCCTTTCACTATTATTAATGATGGAATTAATATATTTCCCTTGGGAGCTATGAGATTAACTCAAAGATCATCTAATGTACGTATTTCCTCTGGAGTGCAAACTCTGGATGAAATGTGTGGAGGAGGGTTTTTAAAAGATTCTATTATTTTAGTAACAGGTATAACAGGAACTGGAAAAACTTTATTGTTAAGTAAGTTTTTGGAAGAAGGATGTCATCAAGAAGAAAGAACAATTTTATTTGCTTATGAGGAATCTAAAGCTCAATTGTCTCGCAATGCAATGTCGTGGGGTATTGATTTTGGAAAAATGGAGCAAAAAGGACTTCTTAAATTGTTATGCACTTATCCAGAATCTGCTAGTCTAGAAGATCATTTACAAATTATAAAGTCAGAAATTTCTAAATTTAAGCCTTCTCGTATTGCTATTGATTCTCTATCCGCTTTAGCTCGAGGCGTTACAAAAAATGCTTTTCGCCAATTTATAATTGGAATAACAGGATATGTAAAGCAAGAAGAAATCACAGTATTTTTTACGAATACAACCGATCAATTCATAGAAAGTCATTCAATAACGGAATCTCATGTTTCTACTATTACAGACACAATATTAATGCTTAAATATATAGAAAACAATGAGAAAATGTCCAAAATTATTAATGTTTTTAAAATGAGAGGCTCTTGGCATGACAAGAGTATAAGAGAATATACAATTAATCATAATGGTTTTATTATTGAGAACTCATCTCACAACAATAAGAGTATAGTTGATGATTCTTCAACCAGAGTAAATATTGACAAGAAAAGTTAA
- the scpB gene encoding SMC-Scp complex subunit ScpB: protein MVKLATKIEAVLYLKGQSLSLVDIAKYVNHEIEVVQDAIIELMSDYAYRDSALEVIETENGYSLQLRPVFNDLTDNIIPAELGKAVLRTLAAIALKNPIIQTELIELRGSSAYQHVQELVELGFVRKYRQKTGRSYLLEITSQFHQYFEIDQLPKSMN, encoded by the coding sequence ATGGTAAAGTTAGCAACAAAAATTGAAGCAGTTTTATACCTTAAAGGTCAATCCTTGAGCCTAGTCGATATTGCTAAGTATGTAAATCATGAGATAGAAGTTGTACAAGATGCAATAATTGAATTAATGTCAGATTATGCGTATCGTGACAGTGCATTGGAAGTCATAGAAACAGAAAATGGATATAGTTTGCAACTTCGTCCAGTTTTCAATGATCTTACCGATAATATAATTCCTGCTGAATTAGGAAAAGCAGTTTTGAGAACTTTAGCAGCAATTGCTCTTAAAAACCCTATTATCCAAACTGAATTAATTGAGCTAAGAGGAAGTAGTGCTTATCAACATGTACAAGAATTAGTAGAGTTAGGTTTTGTTCGAAAATATCGTCAAAAAACCGGACGTTCATATCTTTTAGAAATTACTTCTCAATTCCATCAGTATTTTGAAATTGATCAGCTTCCAAAATCAATGAACTAA
- a CDS encoding DUF760 domain-containing protein, with the protein MVFNFDFLSEEQEPNPLIQYLKQQQPETLSRIAQSASPEIQQIITKNVQGLLGMLSSGDFNIQIATDRENLASLLASAMMTGYFLSQMEQRKNLEVNFSTAEFLNSNSSSNQAETKKEEG; encoded by the coding sequence ATGGTATTTAATTTTGATTTCCTCTCAGAAGAACAAGAGCCGAATCCCCTCATACAATACCTGAAACAACAGCAGCCTGAAACATTATCACGTATAGCGCAATCTGCTAGCCCAGAAATTCAGCAAATTATCACCAAAAATGTACAAGGATTACTGGGAATGCTTTCTTCTGGAGACTTTAATATACAAATAGCTACTGATCGAGAAAATTTAGCTAGTCTTCTTGCTTCTGCGATGATGACAGGATATTTCCTTAGTCAAATGGAACAACGGAAAAATCTAGAAGTTAATTTTTCTACTGCTGAATTCTTGAACTCGAATTCATCCTCTAATCAAGCAGAAACAAAAAAAGAAGAGGGGTAA
- a CDS encoding proton extrusion protein PcxA: MKIQFSIKKTFDWLTSTPERSLDRAYKMALKIKEIEDKYFGGKIISQDNTSYGSSVVSYFKTEIDSYLKKINLELNIFKTSRLFLKVMNISQDLNDEKISSEKGRHSLINNTIFFEKLKFIDKIIFKYELRKDNDNLESSIISEETASKKKEETENIYYSENISQKNNYRLASSNKNIGVLPRSFVDTLNRLRQEIDPKSEDSEEKVLNKHRKSRLRTALSIKFILLLIIVPLLTHQLTKTFLLTPVIRQYFQDHGQVVFINKDLEEEAFEELSHYEEILRFQGLIGLREPLNEEKVEEKVKEKAQEITQQYRTQGINSVGNVFADLFSVIAFMVVVGFSRKEIEILKAFLDEILYGLSDPAKAFLIILFTDMFVGFHSPHGWEVILEGISHHFGLPENQEFNFLFIATFPVILDTVLKYWIFRYLNRISPSAVATYKNMNE, from the coding sequence ATGAAAATTCAGTTCTCGATTAAAAAAACTTTTGATTGGCTGACATCAACTCCAGAAAGATCTTTAGATCGCGCCTATAAAATGGCTTTAAAAATAAAAGAAATTGAAGATAAATATTTTGGTGGAAAAATAATATCTCAAGATAATACTAGTTATGGCAGCAGCGTTGTCTCATATTTTAAGACAGAAATTGACAGTTATCTTAAAAAGATCAATTTAGAGTTAAATATTTTTAAAACTAGTCGACTATTTTTAAAAGTTATGAATATTTCACAAGATCTTAATGATGAAAAAATATCAAGTGAAAAAGGACGACATAGTCTCATAAATAACACAATTTTTTTTGAAAAATTAAAATTTATTGACAAAATTATATTTAAGTATGAATTAAGAAAAGATAATGATAATCTTGAAAGCTCGATAATTTCAGAAGAAACTGCTTCGAAAAAGAAAGAAGAAACTGAGAATATATACTATTCAGAAAATATATCTCAAAAGAATAACTATCGCTTAGCATCGAGCAATAAAAATATAGGTGTTTTACCAAGATCTTTTGTTGATACACTAAACAGACTTAGACAAGAAATAGATCCTAAATCAGAAGATAGCGAAGAAAAAGTTCTGAATAAACATCGTAAATCTAGACTGAGGACTGCTCTTTCTATTAAATTTATCTTATTACTAATAATAGTTCCTTTATTAACTCACCAACTCACTAAGACATTTTTATTAACTCCAGTAATTCGTCAATATTTTCAGGATCATGGACAAGTAGTATTTATCAATAAAGATTTAGAGGAAGAAGCTTTCGAAGAATTAAGCCATTATGAGGAAATTCTTAGATTCCAAGGTTTGATAGGATTAAGAGAACCCTTAAATGAAGAAAAAGTTGAAGAAAAAGTTAAAGAAAAAGCTCAAGAAATAACACAACAATATCGGACACAGGGTATAAATTCAGTTGGTAATGTTTTTGCTGATCTTTTTTCTGTAATTGCTTTTATGGTAGTTGTTGGATTTAGTAGAAAAGAGATAGAAATTCTAAAAGCTTTTCTAGACGAGATTTTATATGGATTAAGTGATCCAGCCAAGGCATTTCTAATTATTTTATTCACAGATATGTTTGTTGGATTCCATTCTCCTCATGGATGGGAAGTTATCTTAGAAGGAATCTCTCATCATTTTGGATTACCAGAAAATCAAGAATTTAATTTTCTTTTTATCGCAACATTTCCAGTTATTTTAGATACAGTTCTTAAGTATTGGATATTCCGCTATCTTAATCGTATTTCTCCTTCGGCTGTAGCTACATATAAAAATATGAATGAATAA
- the rpsU gene encoding 30S ribosomal protein S21 — protein sequence MTQVVVGQSEPIESALRRFKRQVARVGIYTDYKKHQFFETPEEKRKRKEATRQRQRSRRN from the coding sequence ATGACTCAAGTAGTTGTTGGTCAAAGCGAACCTATAGAATCTGCATTACGTCGATTTAAGAGACAGGTTGCTAGAGTTGGAATTTATACAGACTATAAAAAGCATCAATTTTTCGAAACGCCAGAAGAAAAGCGTAAGCGAAAAGAAGCTACTCGGCAAAGACAAAGATCTCGTCGAAATTAA
- a CDS encoding IMS domain-containing protein codes for MHIPLDYYRILGVSPDTIDEQLHQAYQDRTTQLPHCEYSEDVIQKRISLLNEAYQVLSDPITRTDYESNFLKLVFSSTNKSFVPDHKQSDIVTQEQNSIKSSSIDIHEDYFSGALLILYELSEYELVIQYGENHLQSFPKNVEDSGLKSIKMDVILSISLAYLEITRQLWHDKTYEKAAAAGLKGLAFLEKNRFFLSIQEEICSELNKLRPYRILELLAYPIHYQTLRQKGINLLKSMLEDRHKINEQTKSLSNLKTNDFLSFLQQIRIHLTIDEQKQIFVDTYKNSSSLVASYLKVYILIALGFFRKKPFLILEAQTILENLESHQKVAIEQTVVALLLGQTQLAEKILLNKVKNEPILNFIRVNSQGSPDLLPGLCLYSEIWLKTEVYNSFRDLKELPISLQEYFLDKQVQTYLDGFVKLDRKDDLTPATDTFKKSSQYYNYRQNLQKFQPTSLTSFPNSLSTENPTIPLSSKTKKTYKVQNNLSVSNVKNYVRNFTKKVIRVQFNKGVLSTTQLLKILLKNNYVESCYFILKSRKNILIILGGVSLTSTCLVLAYKINSPLFALERNQYKVSLIQPLINIPLANKQIVKTTGVLTPRGFHQLIKVWLSSKSKAFGENHDIDSLNKILVDPLLSKWRNHAQKLKQSQSYWVYSHNITVNSLKSNQNNLDQVTGEADIKETGQYYHQGTMSYSYDDILRVQYTLLRRNNRWLIQEIDVIN; via the coding sequence GTGCATATACCTTTAGACTATTACAGAATATTAGGAGTTTCTCCAGATACAATAGATGAGCAACTTCATCAAGCTTATCAAGATAGAACTACACAACTTCCTCACTGTGAATATAGTGAGGATGTAATTCAAAAACGTATAAGTTTATTAAACGAAGCTTATCAAGTTCTATCTGATCCAATTACAAGAACGGATTACGAGTCAAATTTTTTAAAACTAGTTTTCTCTAGTACCAATAAAAGCTTCGTACCTGATCATAAACAATCAGACATAGTAACCCAGGAACAAAATTCTATAAAAAGTTCAAGTATTGACATTCATGAAGATTATTTTTCTGGAGCTCTTTTAATACTTTATGAACTAAGCGAATATGAATTGGTCATACAATACGGAGAGAATCATCTTCAATCTTTCCCCAAGAATGTAGAAGACAGTGGCTTAAAGAGTATTAAAATGGATGTAATCCTTAGTATTTCTTTAGCTTATTTAGAAATTACTCGGCAGCTTTGGCATGATAAGACATATGAAAAAGCTGCTGCTGCTGGATTAAAAGGATTAGCATTTTTAGAAAAAAATCGCTTTTTCTTGTCTATACAAGAAGAAATTTGTTCAGAGCTTAATAAGCTACGACCTTATCGCATCTTAGAGTTGCTAGCTTACCCTATTCATTATCAAACTCTCAGGCAAAAAGGAATTAATTTATTAAAAAGTATGCTCGAAGATCGGCATAAAATTAATGAACAAACCAAAAGCCTTTCTAATCTTAAAACCAATGATTTTTTAAGCTTTCTTCAACAAATTAGAATTCATTTGACCATTGATGAACAAAAACAAATTTTTGTAGATACTTATAAAAACTCTTCTTCTCTTGTAGCATCTTACTTAAAAGTATATATCTTAATAGCCCTTGGATTTTTTAGAAAAAAACCTTTTTTAATTTTAGAAGCTCAAACGATACTTGAGAATCTAGAATCTCATCAAAAAGTTGCTATAGAACAAACTGTTGTAGCTCTACTATTAGGGCAGACGCAATTGGCTGAGAAAATTTTATTGAATAAGGTAAAAAACGAGCCAATCTTAAATTTTATTAGAGTCAACTCTCAAGGTTCTCCTGATTTATTACCTGGTTTATGTCTTTACAGTGAAATATGGTTAAAAACTGAAGTTTATAATTCTTTTAGAGACCTAAAAGAATTACCAATTTCTTTACAAGAGTACTTTCTTGACAAGCAAGTTCAAACCTATTTAGATGGTTTTGTAAAGCTTGATAGAAAAGATGATTTAACCCCTGCAACTGATACATTCAAAAAAAGTTCCCAATACTATAACTACAGACAAAATTTACAGAAATTTCAACCAACTAGCCTAACTTCATTCCCGAACTCTCTATCCACGGAAAATCCCACTATTCCTTTATCTTCAAAAACTAAAAAAACTTATAAGGTACAAAATAACCTTTCCGTATCAAACGTTAAAAACTACGTACGAAACTTTACAAAAAAAGTTATTAGAGTTCAGTTTAATAAAGGAGTTCTATCTACTACTCAACTTTTAAAAATACTACTCAAAAATAATTATGTTGAGAGTTGTTACTTTATCCTGAAATCTAGAAAAAATATTTTAATTATTTTGGGTGGAGTGAGTTTAACAAGTACTTGTCTAGTTTTAGCATATAAGATAAATTCTCCATTGTTTGCTTTAGAGAGGAATCAATACAAAGTATCTCTTATCCAACCTTTGATTAATATACCTCTGGCTAATAAACAAATTGTCAAGACAACAGGTGTATTGACACCAAGAGGTTTTCATCAATTAATTAAGGTATGGTTATCAAGTAAATCTAAAGCATTTGGAGAAAATCATGATATTGATTCATTAAATAAAATTTTAGTTGATCCTTTACTTTCAAAATGGCGTAATCATGCCCAAAAACTAAAACAGAGTCAAAGTTATTGGGTTTATAGCCATAACATTACAGTTAATTCTCTGAAATCTAATCAAAATAATTTAGATCAAGTTACTGGCGAAGCTGACATCAAGGAAACCGGTCAATACTATCACCAAGGTACTATGAGTTATTCTTATGATGATATTCTAAGAGTACAATATACTTTGCTTCGTAGAAATAATCGTTGGCTAATTCAAGAAATTGATGTTATTAATTAA
- the pdhA gene encoding pyruvate dehydrogenase (acetyl-transferring) E1 component subunit alpha, which yields MVSERILPTFDTMSIQLSKDEGLMLYEDMILGRLFEDKCAEMYYRGKMFGFVHLYNGQEAISTGIIKALRSGEDYIASTYRDHVHALSCGIPPREIMAELFGKETGCSKGRGGSMHLFSKKHRFLGGYAFVAEGIPVATGAAFQNKYRHQVMGDDNADQVTACFFGDGASNNGQFYECLNMAALWKLPIIYVVENNKWAIGMSHDRATSQPEIYKKASVFNMVGVEVDGMDVLAVRQVAKEAVARARAGEGPTLIEALTYRFRGHSLADPDELRKLDEKKFWEQKDPIQKLSNYLINQNIASQTELDTIQEKVKIIIDDAVEFAENSPDPKTNELYRYVFTQD from the coding sequence ATGGTATCTGAACGTATTTTACCTACATTTGATACAATGTCTATACAACTGAGCAAAGATGAAGGATTGATGCTCTATGAAGATATGATTTTAGGCCGTTTGTTTGAAGACAAATGTGCTGAAATGTACTATAGAGGAAAAATGTTCGGATTTGTTCACCTTTATAATGGTCAAGAAGCTATCTCTACAGGCATTATCAAAGCTTTACGTTCTGGTGAAGACTATATCGCTAGTACCTATAGGGATCATGTTCATGCTTTAAGTTGTGGAATTCCTCCTCGTGAAATTATGGCAGAATTATTTGGTAAGGAAACAGGATGCAGCAAAGGTAGAGGAGGCTCAATGCACTTGTTTTCGAAAAAACACCGCTTTTTAGGAGGATACGCCTTTGTCGCAGAAGGAATTCCTGTCGCTACAGGAGCTGCATTCCAAAATAAATATCGTCATCAAGTCATGGGTGATGATAATGCTGATCAGGTGACAGCTTGTTTTTTTGGAGATGGTGCAAGTAATAATGGCCAGTTTTATGAATGCTTAAACATGGCTGCACTTTGGAAATTACCGATTATTTATGTGGTAGAAAATAATAAATGGGCAATTGGAATGTCTCATGATCGTGCTACTTCGCAACCTGAAATTTATAAAAAAGCAAGTGTTTTTAACATGGTAGGAGTAGAAGTTGATGGAATGGATGTTTTAGCAGTAAGACAAGTAGCAAAAGAAGCTGTTGCCCGTGCTCGCGCAGGGGAAGGTCCTACTTTAATTGAAGCTTTGACTTATCGTTTTCGAGGACATTCTCTAGCTGACCCAGATGAATTAAGAAAATTAGATGAGAAAAAATTCTGGGAACAAAAGGATCCTATTCAAAAACTAAGTAATTATTTAATTAATCAAAATATAGCTAGTCAAACTGAATTAGATACTATTCAAGAGAAAGTTAAGATAATTATTGATGATGCAGTAGAGTTTGCTGAAAATAGTCCTGACCCCAAAACGAACGAACTTTACCGTTACGTTTTTACTCAAGACTAA